The region GCCGCGGCCGAGCTTCCGGTCCCAGAAGATCCGATCGATCTCCACCAGCAGCTCCGCATCGCGCAGCGACCGCTGGGAGGGCGGGCGCTGCTTGAAGGCGTAGTAGCCGGACGGCGCGATCGGCACGCCGTGCTCGGTGAGCACGCGGCAGATCGGCGCGACGCCGAACTGGTCTCGGTGGTCGTCCACGAACGCGACTACCAGGGCAAACGCGGGTCGAGCTCCCGCGCGAAGAAACTCGAGGCCGCCAACAAGATCTCGTTCGCGCGCTTGAGCTCACGAACCTCGGCCTCGAGATCCTTGATGCGCTTCGCATCCGAGGCGGTCACGCCGGGACGTTCGCCTGAATCGATCGCGGCCTGCTTCATCCATCCGCGGAGCGTGTCGGCGTTCACGCCCGTGCGCTGTCCGATCCGCACGACCGCCGCGTTCAGCGATAGCTCCGGATCCTCCTTGCGCGCCTCCTGCACGAGCCGCATGGCCCGCTCCCGCAACTCCTGCGGGTACTTCTTTGGTGCTGGCATGGCCATCATCCTCTCGGGGAATCAGACCCTCCACCAGAACCGGGGCGATTCAGTGGGTAGTTGAATGCAAAGCCCACCGGCGTCCCATCGCGAAGGATCGCGTCCACGTTCTACGGGACGTCGTCGCCGATGTCGGTGCAGACCGAGGCATCCTGCTGTCGGAGAGCGGCTTCCAGTCGGGGGCTCGGAGCGCTGCCAACCTGACCAACGTCCGCGTCACGTCGCTGGCGGAGCTCAGGTCGACGAGCGAAGAGGAGATGCTGGACGTCGCATTGTCGTCTCTCGCGGTGCGAGTGCACGCTGCACAGGCTCGGATCCTCGCGCTATCGCGGCGCGACAGGCCCGGCTCATGGACATCGCCTTCCGTCCCGCGGTCGGTCTGGCCTGAAGGCGTTCTAGGTCTCAGCGGCCGCCTAGCGATACTCGAGGGGGGAGTCCAGCGCGCGCAGCAACGTTCGTTCCCCGCGGCCTACGGCGTCGGGGACGGCGGCGTCATGCTCAAGGCCGATCGGGGCAGCTTCGTCAAAGCCGCTGCCGAGGTCCTGGAACAACTTGAGCCAGTCGTTGCGACACTTCGAGCGCCGAAGGAACGCTGACGCCGAGAGCACACAGCCGTAGTGGCGCACTCGCGCCGCGCTGTGGCGGTACCCGCGCCGTCGACCTCAGGCGGGAGCCACGCCGAGCTGCTCCAGCATGCGGTCGACGTGGTCGATGATCTCGTCGCGGATGCGTCGCACATCGTCCGGCGTCGCGTGCTCCGGGTCGGTGAGCTGCCAGTCCTCGTAGTGCTTGCCGGGGTAGATGGGGCACGCGTCGCCGCACCCCATCGTCACCACGACGTCCGCGGCGCGCACGACGTCGTCAGTCAGCGGCTTCGGGAACTCCGCGGTGAGGTCGAGCCCCACCTCCGCCATCGCCGAGACGACGGCGGGATTCAGAGAGGCGGCAGGCATGGAGCCGGCGGACCGCACGACCAGCCCGCCCTCCGAGCGCTCCGCGGCGATGGCGGCGGCCATCTGCGAGCGTCCCGCGTTCTGGACGCAGACGAACAGCACGCTGGGTCGGTCCTGGGGAATCGCACCCTTCGCCTCGGCGAGGGCGCGCAGCCGGTCCTTCGCGAAGCGCGTGACGCGCGCGACGAGGTGCGCCTTCACGACGGAGGTGCGGAGGAGCGCCGCATAGGACTCGAGGACGTACCGCTCGATCGTCTCGGCGGCGAAGATGCCTTGGTAGGCCGCGCTCAGCTCGTCGGTGAGGGCGTGCAGGAATCGCTCGGGATAGTCGATCCCGGGCAGGCCGCGTCGGCCGCGCACGTCGAACTCGGCCATCGTCAGCTCGTGCTCGGGACGAGTTCGGCGAGTAGGCGCTCGACGCGGCCGCGGATGTCGTCGCGGACGCGGCGGACCGTCTCGATGTCCTTGCCGGCCGGGTCCTCGAGCTCCCAGTCCTCGTAGCGCTTGCCGGGGAAGATGGGGCAGGCGTCGCCGCAGCCCATGGTGATGACCGCGTCGGACTCGCGGACAGCATCGACGGTAAGCACCTTCGGGGTGTTGCCGGCGATGTCGATGCCGACCTCGGCCATCGCCTCGATCGCGACGGGATTGATCTGGTCCTTCGGTGCGCTGCCGGCGGACAGCACTTCGACGGCGCCGTTCGAGAGCGCCGTCGCGAAGCCGGCGGCCATTTGGGAGCGGCCGGCGTTGTGCACGCAGACGAACAGGACGGTGGGGTTCTCGGTCATCGTGACTCTCTCTCGGTCAGGTGCAGACCTAGTCGGCACCGCTGCATTTGTACGGGTCAGGGGTTTCGGACGGGTGAACGCACGTGGTGCAAGGGATGGCCGGTGACTCAGACGAGCTCGTCGACGAGACGGACGACGCGCTGCGCGATGTCGTCGAGGATCGCCGCCACGCCCTCGGCTGATGCGAGTGCCGGGTCGCCGACCGCCCAGTCCTCGTAGCGGACACCGGGGATGATCGGGCAGACGTCGCCGCAACCCATGGTGACGACGACATCCGCGGCGCGGACGGCGTCATCGGTGAGCGGCTTGGGGAAGGCCTCGTCGGAGTCGTCGACGTTCTCGAGCAGCGGCCGCACGTTCGGGTGGATGGCAGAGGCGGGCGACGAGCCTGCGGAGCGTGCGACGACGCGGCCGCGTGCTGCCTGGTTGACGAGGGCGGCTGCGAGCTGCGACCGGCCCGCGTTGGCCACGCAGACGAACAGCACCTGCGGCACGCCCGTCGATCGGTCGCGCGTTAGGTCGGCGAGGCGCTGCCGGGCGAACCGGTCCGTGAGCGGCACGAGGTGTGCTGTGATCCGCGCTGTTCGAGCGAGCCCGGCGTAGGACTCGCGCACGACGCCCGTGACGGCGTCGGCGCTCAGCT is a window of Agrococcus sp. Marseille-Q4369 DNA encoding:
- a CDS encoding arsenate reductase ArsC, producing MAEFDVRGRRGLPGIDYPERFLHALTDELSAAYQGIFAAETIERYVLESYAALLRTSVVKAHLVARVTRFAKDRLRALAEAKGAIPQDRPSVLFVCVQNAGRSQMAAAIAAERSEGGLVVRSAGSMPAASLNPAVVSAMAEVGLDLTAEFPKPLTDDVVRAADVVVTMGCGDACPIYPGKHYEDWQLTDPEHATPDDVRRIRDEIIDHVDRMLEQLGVAPA
- a CDS encoding arsenate reductase ArsC; translation: MTENPTVLFVCVHNAGRSQMAAGFATALSNGAVEVLSAGSAPKDQINPVAIEAMAEVGIDIAGNTPKVLTVDAVRESDAVITMGCGDACPIFPGKRYEDWELEDPAGKDIETVRRVRDDIRGRVERLLAELVPSTS
- a CDS encoding metalloregulator ArsR/SmtB family transcription factor, which translates into the protein MTTTSEAALCSPIASHAISEHAASTVAATLKSLADPLRLRMLSAIASDPRGESCVCDLAELADVSQPTVSHHLKVLKDAGVLVSERRGTWVWYSIDAAARPAITTLLESFAPAALAPPRDTDAYHGLDDVDEALTHLADSLASRYPQLSADAVTGVVRESYAGLARTARITAHLVPLTDRFARQRLADLTRDRSTGVPQVLFVCVANAGRSQLAAALVNQAARGRVVARSAGSSPASAIHPNVRPLLENVDDSDEAFPKPLTDDAVRAADVVVTMGCGDVCPIIPGVRYEDWAVGDPALASAEGVAAILDDIAQRVVRLVDELV